The nucleotide sequence CCAAAAATATAGTAGAGGTTCTTTATCCGAATGATAATCACTATGCAGGTAAAGAGCTCAGACTTAAACAGCAGTATTTCTTTATTTCAGCTTCTGTTCAGGAAGCGGTAGCAAAATATATGAGAAATCATGACGATATCCATAATTTTGCAGAAAAAAATATTTTCCAGTTAAATGATACCCATCCGACAGTGGCAATCCCTGAGCTCATGAGAGTCCTTATGGATGACTACGATCTGTCATGGGAAGATGCATGGGAGGTTACTACAAAGACCTGTGCATACACGAACCATACGATCATGTCGGAGGCTCTTGAAAAGTGGCCGATAGAGCTTTTCTCAAGGCTGCTTCCCAGAGTTTATCAGATAGTTGAGGAGATCAACCGCAGATTCTGCCTGAGAATACAGGAAATGTATCCGGGACGTCAGGACAAGATCAGGAACATGGCGATCATCTATGACGGACAGATCAGGATGGCATATCTTGCCATCGTTGCCGGTTTCTCTGTAAACGGTGTCGCAAGACTTCATACAGAAATCCTGAAGAACAGAGAGCTTCATGATTTCTATGAGATGATGCCTAAGAAGTTCAATAATAAGACTAACGGTATCACACAGAGAAGATTTTTGCTTCATGCCAATCCGCTTCTTGCAGACTGGGTAACAGATCATATAGGTCCTGAATGGATCAAGGATCTTTCAAAGATCAAGGGCGTTGAAATATATGCCGATGATAAGAAGGCGCAGAAAGAGTTCATGAATATCAAATTCAGGAATAAAGAGCGTCTTGCAAAGTATATCTTAGATCACAACGGCATTGTCGTTGATCCGAGATCGATATTTGATGTACAGGTAAAGAGACTTCATGAGTACAAGAGACAGCTCCTGAATATACTTCATGTTATGTATCTTTATAATAAGATAAAAGCCAATCCCGGCATGGACTTCTATCCCAGGACGTTTATCTTTGGCGCAAAGGCAGCTGCAGGCTACAGAACAGCAAAGCTTACGATCAAACTTATAAATTCTGTTGCTGATGTTGTTAATAATGATGAATCGATTAATGGAAAGCTTAAGGTTGTATTCATTGAGGATTACAGGGTTTCAAATGCCGAGATAATTGTTTCAGCGGCTGATGTTTCTGAGCAGATTTCTACAGCTTCCAAGGAGGCTTCCGGAACCGGAAACATGAAATTTATGCTTAACGGTGCCCTGACGATCGGAACGATGGATGGTGCCAACGTAGAGATGGCTGAGGAAGTCGGCAAAGACAATATGTTTATTTTCGGACTGTCTGCTGACGAAGTTATCGAATATGAGAAGAACGGCGGATATAATCCGATGGATATATTCAATAATGACAGGGATGTAAGGGATGTTCTCACGCAGCTTGTTAACGGTTTTTATTCAAAAGATGACCCGGATATGTTCCGTGACCTCTACAATTCACTTTTGAATACAAAATCCACATCAAAAGCTGATACTTACTTCATACTGAAAGATTTCCGTTCTTATGCGGATGCGCAGGAGAAGGTTGAGAAGCAGTATCGTGACAGCGATCTTTGGGCTAAGAAGGCTATTCTCAATACTTCTGCAGCAGGAAAGTTCTCATCCGACAGAACCATTCAGGAATATGTTGATGAGATCTGGCACTTAGACAAGGTAACATTGCCAAAGAAGGCAAAGAAATAATTTAACGGTTAAAGAGCTGGATGCGCAGCAATCTGGCTCTTTTACTATATACAGAGATATTTGTTACTGTTCACAGGCAAACTGCGCACTCCGCTACTCTGTACGCTATTTCACTAAGTGCTGAAGCACTAAGTGAAATATGTGTGCGCAGTTATGCCACAATAACTCTGACTGAACACTGGGTTTTGCCCATTGCCGTATGCGCATAATACTTAGCGAAGCAAAGCTGAGCTTAGTATATGCCACACAGAGGGGGCAATCTTAAATGGCAAAACCCGTTACTGGAGCACGCTGAAAGCGTGTGAACAGTAACAGATATTTTTACTTATGGCAGAAAGCCGCATTTGCGGTCTTTTTAAACTTTTACTAAAAATTTTTTTAAGCAAAGGAGAGATCAGACATGGTTGATGCAGTAAAGGTAAACGGAGGGGGAGTTTTCATCCGAAACGGAAGGGAGATCGTTTCGGATGCAGGAAGCATTTCTGTAACAAAAGACGAGGCTAAGAAGGGAACTATAGCCTACAGTATTCTTGAGAAACATAACACAGCAGCTGATATGAATAATCTCAAGGTTAAGTTTGACTGTATTACATCACACGACATTACTTATGTTGGAATTATTCAGACTGCAAGAGCTTCAGGACTTGAAAAATTCCCCATTCCCTACGTACTTACAAACTGCCATAATTCGCTCTGCGCTGTAGGCGGAACGATCAATGAAGATGACCATGTATTCGGTCTTTCTGCTGCAAAAAAATATGGCGGAATCTATGTACCGCCTCACCAGGCAGTAATCCATCAGTATGCGAGAGAAATGCTCGCAGGCTGCGGAAAAATGGTACTTGGGTCTGATTCACACACACGTTACGGTGCGCTCGGGACCATGGCAATGGGAGAAGGCGGCGGAGAGCTTGTAAAACAGCTCCTCGGACAGACCTATGACGTGGCATATCCGGATGTTGTGGCAATCTATCTTGACGGAGAAGTCGGATACGGAGTAGGACCTCAGGACGTGGCTCTTGCCCTTATCGGAAACCTCTTTAAGGACGGAATCGTTAAGAACAAGGTAATGGAATTCATCGGTCCCGGTGTTGCCAAGCTTTCGGCTGATTTCAGGATCGGAATCGATGTAATGACCACTGAGACCACCTGCCTTTCATCTATCTGGGAGACAGATGAGACAGTAAGAGAGTTCTACGAGATCCATGGACGTGAGGGTGAATATAAGGAGTTAAGGCCGGCTGAGACAGCTTATTATGATGAGCTCGTAACTGTTGATCTTTCCGCTATCAAGCCGATGATCGCAATGCCTTTCCACCCTTCAAATACTTACACTATTGAGGAAGTTAATGCAAATCTTTCCGATGTGCTTGCCGAGGCAGAGAAGAGAGCAAAGGTTTCCTTCGGAGACAAGGTTGATTTCGACCTTCACAGCAAGATCGTTGACGGAAAGCTCCTTGTAGACCAGGGAATCATCGCAGGCTGTGCCGGCGGCGGTTTCGAGAATCTCTGTGCTGCAGCAGACATCCTTAATGGTGCAGACATCGGAAGCAACGCCTTCACAATGAGCGTATATCCAGCATCTATGCCGATCTATGCAGAGCTCGTAAAGAACGGTGCAATGAGCAAATTCATTGATGCCGGTGTTGTTGTCAAGACCTGTTTCTGCGGACCTTGCTTCGGCGCAGGTGATACACCTTCAAATAATGCTTTCTCGATCAGACACTCAACACGTAACTTCCCGAACCGTGAAGGATCGAAGGTTCAGCAGGGTCAGATTTCATCGGTAGCATTGATGGATGCGAGATCTATCGCAGCTACTGCAGCAAACAAGGGAATCCTTACTCCTGCAACTGAAATGGATATCGAGATCGGAAAGTATAAATATTTCTTTGATAAGGGAATTTATGAGAAGAGAGTATATGATTCCAAGGGTGAGGCAAAGCCGGAGGAAAAGCTCGTACTCGGACCCAACATCAAGGACTGGCCGGAAATGGTGGCACTCACTGATAATCTCCTTCTCAAGGTCGTATCAGAGATCCACGATCCTGTAACTACTACTGATGAGCTTATTCCTTCGGGAGAGACTTCTTCCTACCGTTCAAATCCTCTCGGACTTGCTGAGTTCACTCTTTCGAGAAAGGATCCTCTCTATGTAGGACGTGCCAAGGAGGTACAGGCATTTGAAAGAGCAAGGGAGGACGGCGTAAATGCCCTTGAGAAGGTTGTAGAAGCTTCCGCCGAAATGCAGGGCGCTGTAAAGACCGTATCTAAGGAATTTGATGACTTTAACTGGGATAATACGGGAATAGGTTCTGTTATATTTGCTGTAAAGCCCGGAGACGGCTCCGCGAGAGAGCAGGCTGCTTCATGTCAGAAGGTTCTCGGAGGCTGGGCAAATATCGCCAATGAGTACGCTACAAAGCGCTACAGGAGCAATCTTATCAACTGGGGAATGCTTCCCTTCATAATCGAGAAGGGCGATCTTCCGTTTAAGAATCTCGACTATATATTTGTTCCGGGAATTAAGAAGGCTGTAGAAGAGAAAGCTGATCTGATCAAGGCTTATGCCATTAAAGACGGCAGCTTTAAGGAATTTAACCTGACTCTTGGAAGTCTTACGGATGACGAGAGAAAGATAATCCTTGCCGGCTGTCTCATTAATTACAATAAAAACAATAAGTAAGCCAAAATAAGGCAATAAAAAAATCCGGTGTAAAAACCGGATTTTTTTATGTGATAAATATATTTGGAATTATTCTTCTTCCTCGTTGAAGTCGATAGTGCTGAGCTTTCCGTCTGTGAAATAGAAGTCAAGAAGGAAAAGCTTTCCGTCTGATGAGTAAACATCATACTCTACGTAATCGCTGTCTGAATCGTAAGGAGATGAAAGATCATAAGCTGTGATACCGAACTGATCGAAGAGCTTTCCGAGATCCTCACCATAGTTCTTGATCTCTGTAAGCTGCGCGTCCGTAGCTGCTTCTATATCTTCATAATCTGAAAGGTCATCATTGGCAGCGTCCTCGTCTCCGTCGTTCTGTGCTGTAAGGTATTTCAGACGGGCATCCTTGATCGCTGTGGAGCCTGTATCGCCTATAGCCTTTGAAGCTGAGAAATCGCTTGTCTTGATATCAGCGCCAAGAGCTGAAACATTGGCATCAACTGCATTGTTAAGATATGCATATGCTGAATAGTAACCTTCTTCGTCTGTGCTGCCGGCTGTGATATCTGTGTTGCTCTCATCGATCTCATCATCAACTACATCATCACTTACAGCTTCAGTGTCAGCAGCTTCGGTTGATCCTTCCTCAACTTCTGTAGCTTCTGCGGAAGCAGCCTCAGAAGGAGCAGCTTCACTTGCAGCCTCAGTAGAAGCAGTGCTTGCAGCAGCCTCGGTAGAAGCAGTGCTTGCAGCTGTAGAAGCTGTTGAAGCGGTAGAACCACATGCAGTAAGACTCATTGCAAGAAGAGCAGCAGATAAAACTGCAGCAATCGATTTAGAAAGATTGAATTTTCTCATAATAACCTCCAAAAATAGTTTTCTATTTGAAAAACGCATGAATACAAGAAAGTTAAGCACTTTTTTTCATGCACAAAACCCACTATAACATGCTTGAATTATTTTTTCCAGCAAATAAAGGGATTCTTTATAAAACTTTCACAGATGGGTAATAACTGTATTCAAAGTGCAGTATGCAGTGTTACTGTTCACACAGCTCTGCGCACTTGCTGCGCTGAGCGTAAGAAAACATACAGCAAGAAATATGGATTTGCCCCATTGCCGAAGGCAATCTTTAGATGGGCAAATCCAGTTACTGTGAGCACCTGTAAGGTGTGAACAGTAACTATGCAGTGTACGAAAGCTTCCGAAAGCCCTCCCAGCCTTGACCGCGTTCAATAAATCATATATAATTAAAACGATCATTTATCTGATCCTGTCAGTTTTTGAGGGAAACAGACAGGATAATAAAAGAAATATATAAAGAAAGAGTAAATTTATTTACTAAATGGGGAACTAAATATGGATTACGCTGAGACAAGTTATGACAGTGTTGACAGCTGGAAAACAATTATACTTTTGTATAATTCGGCTTTGAAGGAGATAAACACTAAGCTTGAGATCCTTAATGATGAGTTCCAGCATGTGCACAGGTATAATCCCATCGAACACATTAAATCGAGGATTAAATCACCTGAAAGTATTGTTAAGAAACTCAGACACAGAGGCTATGAATCAACCATTGAAAACATGGTTAAGTATGTAAACGACATAGCAGGTATCAGAGTCATTTGTTCATTCACATCTGACATTTATAACATAGCAGAAATGCTGGCAAATCAAAATGACATCAATATTCTTTCCATAAAGGATTACATTAGAAATCCAAAAGAGAGCGGATATAAGAGCTATCATATGATCGTTACCGTGCCGATCTTTCTGTCTGACGGATGTGTTGATACTAAGGTTGAAATTCAGATACGTACTGTAGCAATGGATTTCTGGGCAAGCCTTGAGCATAAGATCAATTATAAGTTTGAGGGTGAAGCTCCGGAGCATATTAAAAGGGAACTTTTTGAATGTGCGGAAATGGTATCTGACCTGGATGCCAAGATGATGTCACTGAACGATGAGCTCAGAGGCTATGCGGCCGGACTTGAATCTGAAATGGAAGAGCAGATCGAAAGAGAGAAGCTTGCCGCAGAACGTACACTTTTGAAAGAAAGAATGTACGGCGAAGCAGAATAAATCGGAATAAGATTAAAATTAAGAAAGGACAGAAGATAAAAATTCTGTCCTTTTAATATTTTTATAAGTCTGAATAAAACTTTCTTTATTTAAATTTAATTTAAAAGAGGAGTGCCCCGAGACCTTTCGATCCCGAGGCTTATTATGAAAAAATCATCTACTTTGCTGTGACTTTGTCTGTTATTTAAGATAGATATAATATAGCAATTAAATGTGAACACATTGTGAATAAAATGTAACTATATGGTAAATCTATACAATAAAAATAAATATAGACTTAATTTATCATACAAAGTAACCATAAAATAAAATAACCCCTGAAAATGGTCTATTTAAAACGTAGAAAGTATCGTGAAAAATCACAATTATTGCATGGGACAGAAAAAAATGTTAGAATGTCAAGGAACTGTGCATAGAATTTGCACAGAGTGTATTTATGAATGAGAATACTAATATTTAAGAGGTTGACTGGTTAAATGAA is from Lachnospiraceae bacterium C1.1 and encodes:
- a CDS encoding glycogen/starch/alpha-glucan phosphorylase; this translates as MFNSRKFDKEKFKKSIEENVKVLFRKTIKEADMQQLFQAVCVSVKDDIIENWMSTQKAYEEEDPKIVYYMSMEFLMGRALGNNLINLCEYKEVKEALDEMGIDLNAVEDQEPDAALGNGGLGRLAACFLDSLATLGYSAYGCGIRYRYGMFKQKIRDGYQIEVPDDWLREGNPFELRRREYKKEVKFGGYVKVITDEKGRNKFIQEDYQSVQAVPYDMPIVGYGNGIVNTLRVWDAEPVECFQLDSFDKGDYRKAVEQDNLAKNIVEVLYPNDNHYAGKELRLKQQYFFISASVQEAVAKYMRNHDDIHNFAEKNIFQLNDTHPTVAIPELMRVLMDDYDLSWEDAWEVTTKTCAYTNHTIMSEALEKWPIELFSRLLPRVYQIVEEINRRFCLRIQEMYPGRQDKIRNMAIIYDGQIRMAYLAIVAGFSVNGVARLHTEILKNRELHDFYEMMPKKFNNKTNGITQRRFLLHANPLLADWVTDHIGPEWIKDLSKIKGVEIYADDKKAQKEFMNIKFRNKERLAKYILDHNGIVVDPRSIFDVQVKRLHEYKRQLLNILHVMYLYNKIKANPGMDFYPRTFIFGAKAAAGYRTAKLTIKLINSVADVVNNDESINGKLKVVFIEDYRVSNAEIIVSAADVSEQISTASKEASGTGNMKFMLNGALTIGTMDGANVEMAEEVGKDNMFIFGLSADEVIEYEKNGGYNPMDIFNNDRDVRDVLTQLVNGFYSKDDPDMFRDLYNSLLNTKSTSKADTYFILKDFRSYADAQEKVEKQYRDSDLWAKKAILNTSAAGKFSSDRTIQEYVDEIWHLDKVTLPKKAKK
- a CDS encoding hydratase, whose product is MVDAVKVNGGGVFIRNGREIVSDAGSISVTKDEAKKGTIAYSILEKHNTAADMNNLKVKFDCITSHDITYVGIIQTARASGLEKFPIPYVLTNCHNSLCAVGGTINEDDHVFGLSAAKKYGGIYVPPHQAVIHQYAREMLAGCGKMVLGSDSHTRYGALGTMAMGEGGGELVKQLLGQTYDVAYPDVVAIYLDGEVGYGVGPQDVALALIGNLFKDGIVKNKVMEFIGPGVAKLSADFRIGIDVMTTETTCLSSIWETDETVREFYEIHGREGEYKELRPAETAYYDELVTVDLSAIKPMIAMPFHPSNTYTIEEVNANLSDVLAEAEKRAKVSFGDKVDFDLHSKIVDGKLLVDQGIIAGCAGGGFENLCAAADILNGADIGSNAFTMSVYPASMPIYAELVKNGAMSKFIDAGVVVKTCFCGPCFGAGDTPSNNAFSIRHSTRNFPNREGSKVQQGQISSVALMDARSIAATAANKGILTPATEMDIEIGKYKYFFDKGIYEKRVYDSKGEAKPEEKLVLGPNIKDWPEMVALTDNLLLKVVSEIHDPVTTTDELIPSGETSSYRSNPLGLAEFTLSRKDPLYVGRAKEVQAFERAREDGVNALEKVVEASAEMQGAVKTVSKEFDDFNWDNTGIGSVIFAVKPGDGSAREQAASCQKVLGGWANIANEYATKRYRSNLINWGMLPFIIEKGDLPFKNLDYIFVPGIKKAVEEKADLIKAYAIKDGSFKEFNLTLGSLTDDERKIILAGCLINYNKNNK
- a CDS encoding GTP pyrophosphokinase family protein, whose protein sequence is MDYAETSYDSVDSWKTIILLYNSALKEINTKLEILNDEFQHVHRYNPIEHIKSRIKSPESIVKKLRHRGYESTIENMVKYVNDIAGIRVICSFTSDIYNIAEMLANQNDINILSIKDYIRNPKESGYKSYHMIVTVPIFLSDGCVDTKVEIQIRTVAMDFWASLEHKINYKFEGEAPEHIKRELFECAEMVSDLDAKMMSLNDELRGYAAGLESEMEEQIEREKLAAERTLLKERMYGEAE